A region of Candidatus Binataceae bacterium DNA encodes the following proteins:
- a CDS encoding GFA family protein: MKVDGSCHCGKIAFEANVDPAMVTICHCTDCQNLTGSIFRANVQTPADSFVLLRGDPKIYIKTTAESGTRRAHAFCPDCGTPIYAAAVTNTPTYSLRIGTLRQRAELRPHRQIWCRSALPWSINLQKITRLDRQ; this comes from the coding sequence GTGAAGGTCGATGGCAGTTGTCATTGCGGCAAGATCGCGTTTGAGGCGAACGTCGATCCCGCTATGGTTACGATTTGTCACTGCACTGATTGCCAGAATCTCACCGGCTCTATATTCCGCGCGAACGTCCAGACGCCAGCGGATAGCTTCGTTCTACTGAGAGGGGACCCGAAGATTTACATCAAAACCACCGCCGAGAGCGGCACGCGACGAGCGCATGCTTTCTGTCCTGATTGTGGCACCCCGATCTACGCGGCGGCCGTCACCAACACACCCACCTATTCACTCCGCATCGGCACTCTCCGACAACGGGCTGAGCTGCGGCCCCACCGGCAGATCTGGTGCCGGTCTGCGCTCCCATGGTCGATAAACCTTCAGAAGATCACGCGCCTTGACCGTCAGTGA
- a CDS encoding acyl-CoA dehydrogenase family protein, with product MNQLNTEREQRFIDLAAGLADEFAPRAAQHDEEGSFPYENYARLKETGYTTLVIPEHLGGLGATLLERIKAQERLAQGCGATALAINMHFNTLGLLVDLHRKFKAPNVETMLRRISGERLICGGSGSEPDNAVINLRPRTTARRAEGGWVVNGRKIFGTQSIALDLFFAEAICEDAPQGPTIVTFFIPPRETPGLIFKDDWYVMGMRATASRSSELKDAFVPDAAIVLQRPVSPTGRVTKVFAKAPFTIGAPYIGIAAAARDFTVGFMRDRPRFPLKHPMSHLPAVYTKVGEMDLLLEGARAAMWKAAAEVDRDDPRSWSRKAVAARMIAVENSVRVVDLALRAVGGSSYFKRLPLERLFRDVRAGLYHPFDSDETLEFLGKSAFGIPLVEGLAPGGEAPTPTKPHNQGNGGR from the coding sequence ATGAACCAGCTTAATACCGAGCGCGAGCAGCGCTTCATCGACCTCGCGGCGGGTCTTGCCGATGAGTTCGCGCCGCGGGCCGCACAGCACGACGAGGAGGGATCGTTTCCCTACGAAAACTACGCGCGCCTGAAGGAAACTGGTTACACCACGCTCGTCATTCCCGAGCACCTGGGCGGGCTGGGTGCCACCCTGCTCGAGCGAATCAAGGCCCAGGAGCGCCTCGCGCAGGGGTGCGGCGCGACGGCGCTTGCGATTAACATGCATTTCAACACGCTCGGGTTGCTCGTCGATCTGCACCGAAAATTCAAGGCGCCCAACGTGGAGACCATGCTGCGCCGGATCAGCGGCGAACGCCTTATCTGTGGCGGTTCGGGTTCGGAGCCCGACAACGCGGTTATCAATCTCCGTCCACGCACCACTGCGCGACGCGCCGAGGGCGGATGGGTGGTGAACGGGCGCAAGATCTTCGGCACCCAGAGTATCGCCCTCGACCTGTTCTTCGCCGAGGCGATCTGCGAAGACGCTCCGCAAGGACCTACCATCGTCACGTTCTTCATCCCGCCCCGCGAAACCCCGGGGCTGATCTTCAAGGACGACTGGTACGTCATGGGGATGCGCGCGACCGCATCCCGCAGTTCGGAATTGAAAGATGCGTTCGTGCCCGATGCGGCGATCGTGCTGCAGCGGCCGGTCTCGCCAACCGGCCGGGTCACCAAGGTCTTTGCCAAGGCGCCCTTCACGATCGGCGCGCCCTATATCGGAATCGCGGCGGCGGCGCGCGATTTCACCGTGGGGTTTATGCGCGACCGCCCGCGCTTTCCGCTCAAACATCCGATGAGTCATCTGCCTGCCGTCTACACCAAGGTCGGCGAGATGGATTTGCTGCTCGAAGGCGCGCGCGCCGCGATGTGGAAAGCGGCGGCGGAAGTCGACCGCGACGATCCGCGCAGTTGGTCGCGCAAGGCGGTCGCCGCACGGATGATCGCGGTGGAAAACTCGGTGCGGGTGGTCGATCTTGCGCTCCGCGCGGTCGGCGGCTCCTCCTATTTCAAGCGCCTGCCGCTGGAACGGCTATTCCGCGACGTGCGCGCCGGCCTGTACCATCCGTTCGATAGCGACGAGACGCTCGAATTCCTTGGCAAGAGTGCGTTTGGAATCCCGCTCGTTGAGGGCCTCGCACCGGGGGGTGAAGCGCCCACGCCGACCAAGCCGCACAACCAAGGGAACGGCGGCCGCTGA
- a CDS encoding MFS transporter encodes MTQQERAGWKIVASLFVVLFVVWGGGINTGAVFFPALLKYFGWTRAHLATLGSAGALAAGLVGPLVGGLLDRFEARRVMMGGAAVTGMAFVFASRANSYFPLLIANLVIAIGVTAATIIPCSLIVSNWFGARRGLALGVTFAGTSIGGMGMTMVSNYAIAWGGWRTGYVTVAVPMILVVIPLVLLTVRSRPASRAPAGLPTQPHSSFVLPGLEIGEAIRTRSFWLISAAQFLYACSIAGAGLHLIAFLIGIGYTSNFAAGVLSAIFFLTSIGKLAMGLFADRVSARVALSINFAFSMIGTAMLIRAAHTSALLGYVIFYGLTVGAPLVLMPMVMAESLGLRRLGSVMGITGIFATLGAAVGPVLAGHIFDVSGSYNAAFIVFVAMWLAASVSIFGCQPLSAVEARLAPVPATA; translated from the coding sequence ATGACGCAACAGGAACGAGCGGGCTGGAAGATCGTCGCGAGTCTATTTGTGGTCCTGTTTGTGGTCTGGGGCGGCGGAATTAACACGGGGGCGGTGTTCTTTCCCGCGTTGTTAAAGTACTTCGGATGGACCCGTGCGCATCTTGCCACCCTCGGCAGCGCGGGTGCTCTGGCCGCGGGTCTGGTCGGACCGCTGGTGGGAGGTCTGCTCGATCGATTCGAAGCGCGGCGCGTGATGATGGGCGGGGCCGCGGTCACAGGCATGGCCTTCGTGTTTGCAAGCCGGGCCAATTCGTACTTCCCGTTGCTGATCGCGAATCTGGTCATCGCGATAGGTGTCACCGCAGCGACCATCATTCCCTGTTCGCTCATCGTCTCGAACTGGTTCGGGGCGCGGCGCGGTCTCGCGCTGGGTGTGACGTTTGCGGGGACTTCGATCGGCGGAATGGGCATGACCATGGTTTCGAACTATGCAATTGCCTGGGGAGGATGGCGGACCGGGTATGTGACGGTCGCGGTGCCGATGATTTTGGTCGTGATACCGCTAGTACTTCTCACGGTGAGATCACGTCCCGCGAGTCGGGCCCCTGCCGGGCTTCCGACCCAGCCGCATTCGTCTTTTGTGCTGCCTGGACTTGAGATCGGCGAGGCGATTCGGACGCGCTCGTTCTGGCTGATTTCGGCGGCGCAGTTCCTTTATGCCTGCTCGATCGCGGGAGCTGGGCTCCATCTGATCGCGTTTTTGATCGGCATTGGTTACACGTCGAACTTTGCCGCCGGCGTGTTGAGCGCCATCTTCTTCCTGACCTCGATTGGAAAGCTCGCGATGGGCCTGTTTGCAGATCGGGTGAGCGCGCGGGTCGCGCTCTCGATCAATTTCGCATTTTCCATGATCGGCACGGCAATGCTGATTCGTGCGGCGCATACCAGCGCACTGCTCGGGTATGTGATCTTCTACGGTCTGACCGTGGGTGCGCCGCTGGTGCTGATGCCGATGGTGATGGCCGAGTCGCTCGGGCTTAGGCGGCTTGGTTCGGTGATGGGAATCACGGGAATCTTCGCCACTCTCGGCGCGGCGGTTGGCCCGGTACTCGCGGGGCACATCTTTGATGTCAGCGGCAGCTACAATGCGGCTTTCATCGTGTTTGTCGCGATGTGGCTCGCCGCCTCGGTTTCGATTTTCGGCTGCCAGCCACTGAGCGCAGTGGAAGCACGGCTGGCCCCGGTGCCTGCGACTGCTTGA
- a CDS encoding NAD-dependent epimerase/dehydratase family protein → MKALVIGGTGPSGHFIVNGLLRRGYQVAILHTGRHEVKEIPETVEHIHSDPFSESALADTLGPLNFDLTVAAYGRLRRIAEIMAGRTGRFISIGGAPAYRGYMNPATLNPTGMPIPTAEDAPLVSTETEDPKGWRVVQTEQAVFDHHPHATHFRYPLLYGPYQVAPREWCIVRRILDGRPIIMPDDGLTLNHSAYVENAAHAVLLAVDRPEKARGQIYNCGDERLLTVRQIAEVIADALDRQLETVSMPWRFARAARPLISQPWTTHRVLDLTKLKADLGYADVVAPETGLAYTARWLRDNPPQPGGAAEKILQDPFDYRAESELIAAWQGLCDAMPHVKFEREPGYTATYSGPGGKPRSTPWS, encoded by the coding sequence TTGAAGGCGCTCGTTATCGGCGGCACCGGGCCCAGCGGCCACTTCATCGTCAACGGCCTGCTCCGACGCGGCTACCAGGTCGCGATACTTCATACCGGCCGGCACGAGGTGAAGGAAATTCCGGAGACGGTCGAGCACATTCACAGCGACCCGTTTTCGGAGAGCGCGCTGGCCGATACCCTCGGTCCTTTAAACTTCGACCTGACGGTCGCAGCCTACGGTCGTCTGCGTCGAATCGCGGAAATCATGGCCGGACGAACCGGACGCTTCATCTCGATCGGCGGGGCCCCCGCGTATCGGGGATACATGAACCCGGCGACGCTGAATCCCACCGGCATGCCGATTCCCACCGCAGAGGACGCGCCGCTAGTCTCGACCGAAACCGAGGACCCGAAAGGCTGGCGGGTGGTGCAGACCGAGCAGGCAGTCTTTGACCACCACCCGCACGCTACGCACTTTCGTTATCCGCTCCTCTACGGCCCTTATCAGGTCGCGCCGCGCGAATGGTGCATCGTGCGGCGAATCCTGGATGGACGACCGATAATCATGCCGGACGACGGGCTCACGCTGAATCATTCAGCTTATGTGGAGAACGCGGCTCACGCAGTCTTGCTGGCGGTCGATCGTCCGGAGAAGGCGCGTGGACAAATTTACAATTGCGGTGACGAACGCTTGCTGACGGTTCGACAGATCGCCGAAGTCATCGCCGACGCCCTCGACCGGCAACTGGAAACCGTTTCGATGCCATGGCGATTCGCGCGCGCTGCGCGTCCTTTGATCTCCCAACCCTGGACCACGCACCGCGTTCTTGACCTGACCAAATTGAAGGCCGACCTTGGTTACGCAGACGTGGTCGCGCCCGAGACCGGCCTGGCGTACACGGCCCGATGGCTTCGCGACAATCCACCGCAACCGGGTGGAGCAGCGGAAAAGATTCTCCAGGATCCGTTTGACTACAGGGCGGAGAGCGAACTGATCGCCGCGTGGCAGGGCCTCTGTGACGCGATGCCGCACGTGAAGTTTGAAAGAGAACCCGGCTACACCGCAACCTACAGTGGACCCGGCGGGAAACCCAGAAGCACGCCGTGGTCATGA
- a CDS encoding serine hydrolase domain-containing protein, which translates to MANRTISKNTRAGTVEGEFDPKFEGVVDAFVENFERRDEVGASCCLTLEGRTVADLWGGRVAVDGAAWSRDTISVIFSATKGATALCAHMAADRGQLDLDAPVTRYWPTFGQAGKEEALVTMMLDHSVGLPHLRTKVRKGGFYDYDYMIGLLEREEPFWKPGIRNGYHGITLAWTIGEMVHRSTGKRLGAFFHEEVAKPLGLDFAIGLPADREPRVAPMIYAPITDEVRNSRVSQAAVKEKDSATHYFMFNMGGFDANSHEAHAAEIGSANGISNARGLAGLYAPLANGGELKGVRLLGRDALQRMALCSVATHEDATLRIPTRFSLGFMKAMDNRRLDNAAHCSLLIGEPAFGHVGAGGSLGFADPECRMSFGYTMNRMGFGILMNDRGQSLVDAAYRALGYRSDASGVWAR; encoded by the coding sequence ATGGCGAATCGAACGATTTCGAAAAATACGCGGGCGGGCACTGTCGAGGGTGAATTCGATCCCAAGTTCGAAGGCGTAGTCGACGCGTTCGTCGAGAATTTCGAGCGGCGCGACGAGGTTGGCGCCAGCTGTTGTCTCACCCTGGAGGGCCGTACGGTCGCCGACTTGTGGGGTGGTCGCGTTGCGGTCGATGGCGCAGCATGGTCCCGTGACACCATCTCGGTAATCTTCTCCGCAACCAAAGGCGCGACCGCGCTGTGCGCCCATATGGCAGCCGATCGCGGACAGCTGGATCTCGATGCACCGGTGACGCGCTACTGGCCGACCTTCGGACAGGCGGGCAAGGAGGAGGCGCTGGTCACCATGATGCTCGATCATTCAGTCGGCCTCCCGCACCTTCGCACGAAAGTGAGGAAAGGCGGGTTCTATGACTATGACTACATGATCGGACTGCTTGAGCGCGAAGAGCCGTTCTGGAAGCCGGGAATTCGCAACGGTTATCACGGTATCACCCTGGCATGGACCATCGGTGAGATGGTGCATCGTTCGACGGGCAAACGACTCGGCGCATTCTTCCACGAGGAAGTTGCCAAACCGCTCGGACTCGACTTTGCGATTGGCCTGCCGGCGGATCGGGAGCCGCGAGTCGCACCGATGATCTATGCGCCAATCACCGACGAGGTGCGCAACAGCCGCGTCTCGCAGGCCGCGGTCAAGGAGAAGGACTCAGCCACGCACTACTTCATGTTCAACATGGGCGGTTTCGACGCGAACAGCCACGAGGCCCACGCCGCGGAAATCGGCTCGGCCAACGGAATCTCCAACGCGCGCGGGCTCGCTGGCCTTTACGCTCCGCTAGCGAACGGCGGCGAGTTGAAGGGAGTGCGCCTACTGGGCCGCGATGCGTTGCAGCGAATGGCGCTGTGCTCGGTGGCGACCCACGAAGACGCGACGCTTCGGATTCCAACCCGATTCTCGCTGGGGTTCATGAAGGCAATGGATAATCGACGCCTCGACAATGCAGCGCACTGCTCGCTACTGATCGGGGAGCCGGCTTTCGGGCATGTCGGCGCGGGCGGTTCGCTTGGCTTTGCCGACCCGGAATGCCGGATGAGTTTCGGCTATACGATGAACCGGATGGGCTTCGGAATCCTGATGAACGATCGCGGGCAGAGCCTGGTGGACGCCGCGTATCGCGCGCTCGGTTATCGCTCCGATGCAAGCGGAGTGTGGGCGCGATAG
- a CDS encoding enoyl-CoA hydratase-related protein, translating into MTFTNLLLDKNELIGTLTLNRPEKLNAMTPALIAEMGEALTEVEKDPEIKVLIIRGAGRSFCSGYDLTVGLGSASGERYTLDSDQRSLQHYVEHWLRLRDLPKPVISMVHGYCLAGGSQLAISTDMIFVAEDASIGFPSIPAGAGYVSSFWNWMVGPHRTKYLAFLPGSRISGKEAEAIGFATRAFPAESLERETYDYARRVTKVPAQKLRLEKLAINRAMDIRGFRTTVLAGAEFDAIFHFGPGNEEIRAVQKERGLRGAIQWYEHK; encoded by the coding sequence ATGACATTCACCAATCTCTTGTTGGACAAAAATGAGCTTATCGGGACGCTGACCCTGAATCGGCCCGAGAAGCTCAACGCTATGACGCCAGCGCTCATCGCGGAGATGGGTGAGGCCCTGACCGAGGTCGAGAAGGACCCCGAAATCAAAGTGCTGATTATTCGTGGCGCGGGGCGTTCTTTCTGCTCGGGTTATGACCTGACGGTGGGCTTGGGCAGCGCCAGTGGCGAGCGTTACACGCTCGATTCCGATCAGCGATCGCTGCAGCACTATGTCGAACACTGGCTGCGATTGAGGGACTTGCCCAAGCCCGTCATCTCGATGGTACATGGATACTGCCTGGCTGGCGGATCGCAGCTCGCTATTTCTACCGACATGATCTTCGTCGCCGAGGACGCGAGTATTGGGTTTCCCTCGATTCCCGCCGGCGCTGGTTACGTGAGCTCGTTCTGGAACTGGATGGTGGGACCGCATCGCACCAAGTACCTGGCGTTTCTTCCCGGGAGCCGGATCAGTGGCAAGGAAGCGGAGGCGATCGGATTCGCAACCCGCGCCTTTCCTGCCGAGAGCCTCGAGCGCGAGACCTACGACTACGCGAGACGCGTAACCAAAGTTCCTGCCCAGAAACTCCGGCTAGAGAAGCTCGCGATCAACCGTGCGATGGATATCCGGGGGTTCCGCACCACGGTGCTGGCCGGCGCCGAGTTCGATGCGATCTTCCATTTTGGCCCCGGCAACGAGGAGATTCGCGCGGTGCAGAAGGAACGTGGACTGCGGGGCGCGATCCAGTGGTATGAGCACAAATAG
- a CDS encoding FAD-dependent oxidoreductase yields the protein MMDAPAHLRTTDVLIVGAGPTGLVLALWLARRGVPVRIIDKTAQAGTTSRALAVQARTLELYRQLGLADAVVARGHKASAVNLWVAGKQVAHAVFGDLGAGLSPYPYALTFAQDEHERLLIDHLAQSGVEVERCTELIDFEDRPDSVGTRLKLPDGSLETCEAAYLGGCDGARSTVREKLRIGFPGGTYAHLFYVADVEGRGAAMNGEIQVAFDTTDFLAVFPLKDERRARLVGTIRQQAEGQHENLSWDDISKRVIDWMRVEVERVNWFSTYQVHHRVANRFSRGRVFLLGDAAHIHSPVGGQGMNTGIGDAVNLAWKLSAVLESGAKASLLDSYEPERIAFARRLVATTDRAFTGVTSAGPIARLLRLHAVPAIMPPLLALAPVRRFLFRTVSQTAVNYRGSSLSEGSAGGVHGGDRLPWVKLDLSGEDNFAPLSSLEWQLHVYGDASSELRAMCAARNLPLEVFPWRPDMSGAGLQRDAAYLVRPDGYVALAEAHARGATVTSYLDARTVPPVV from the coding sequence ATGATGGATGCGCCAGCCCATCTTCGCACCACCGATGTCCTCATCGTGGGTGCGGGGCCGACCGGACTGGTGTTGGCGCTATGGCTGGCGCGGCGCGGCGTGCCGGTGCGCATCATCGACAAGACGGCGCAGGCGGGGACGACCTCGCGAGCCTTGGCAGTGCAGGCTCGCACACTCGAGCTATACCGTCAGCTCGGTCTTGCTGATGCGGTAGTCGCGCGCGGACACAAGGCCTCTGCCGTCAATCTGTGGGTGGCCGGCAAACAGGTGGCGCATGCGGTTTTCGGCGACCTGGGGGCGGGCTTAAGCCCGTATCCATATGCACTGACCTTTGCCCAGGATGAGCACGAACGACTGTTGATCGATCATCTGGCGCAAAGCGGTGTCGAGGTCGAGCGGTGCACCGAGTTGATCGACTTCGAGGACCGACCGGATAGCGTAGGGACGCGTCTTAAGTTGCCCGACGGATCGCTGGAAACTTGCGAGGCAGCATACCTCGGAGGCTGCGACGGCGCGCGCTCGACGGTACGCGAGAAGTTACGGATCGGGTTCCCCGGCGGCACCTATGCGCACCTCTTTTATGTAGCCGATGTGGAGGGGCGTGGCGCTGCCATGAACGGAGAGATTCAGGTCGCTTTCGACACGACCGATTTTTTGGCCGTGTTTCCCTTGAAGGACGAAAGGCGCGCACGGCTGGTCGGCACCATCCGCCAGCAAGCCGAAGGGCAACACGAAAATCTGTCGTGGGACGACATCAGCAAACGCGTGATCGATTGGATGCGAGTCGAAGTTGAGCGCGTGAACTGGTTCTCGACCTACCAGGTGCACCATCGGGTCGCCAATCGTTTCAGCCGGGGCCGCGTATTCCTGCTCGGTGATGCGGCGCACATTCACAGCCCGGTCGGAGGACAGGGGATGAACACCGGCATCGGCGATGCGGTGAATCTCGCATGGAAACTCAGCGCAGTCCTTGAGAGTGGTGCAAAGGCGTCGCTGCTGGACAGCTACGAACCCGAACGCATCGCGTTTGCACGGCGACTGGTCGCTACGACTGACCGGGCCTTTACCGGGGTTACGAGTGCGGGTCCGATCGCGCGACTTTTACGACTGCATGCAGTGCCCGCCATTATGCCGCCATTGCTCGCGTTGGCGCCTGTGCGACGCTTTCTGTTCCGAACTGTTTCGCAGACGGCGGTCAACTATCGGGGAAGCAGCTTGAGTGAAGGAAGTGCTGGAGGAGTGCACGGTGGCGATCGCTTGCCGTGGGTCAAGTTGGACTTAAGCGGTGAGGACAATTTCGCGCCACTGTCGTCGCTCGAATGGCAGCTCCATGTGTATGGAGATGCCTCCTCCGAGTTGCGCGCCATGTGTGCGGCACGAAACCTGCCGCTCGAGGTCTTTCCATGGCGTCCGGATATGAGCGGCGCGGGTCTGCAACGAGACGCCGCCTACCTCGTGCGGCCGGACGGCTACGTGGCGCTGGCCGAAGCGCATGCTCGGGGCGCAACCGTGACGTCTTATCTCGACGCACGCACCGTTCCGCCAGTGGTATAG